In a single window of the Rhodopirellula bahusiensis genome:
- a CDS encoding M13 family metallopeptidase, producing the protein MIPFNRLVSTKGLLVTTRLPQPSTTRFCRGNRLQCRIGIALAGLTTLVPLMLPSAVSAEAPSKAATKSASKVSGIDQSLFSATVEPGENFYLHANEEWLENTPIPSDKSNYGIFTVLDDATRSQVRSLIEKSAEEKAEKGTPAQKVGDLYRSVLDLEKRNSLGLKPIQPVLDVVDGLASKDDLGSTIGRLSRLGVDAPFGAYVSVDAKASDTYTVYLSQSGLSLPDRDYYLEDDPQYVSAREALQVYVKDMLVALSVESADELAEQVVAIETALAKNQWTKTENRDPEKTYNKLTLGEVDKTIEGFNVPAMTKAIGLTEQDAFVVRQPSYLKSLTEVFADHDLKAWKAYFQFHSIDAYASVLTEDLEKRHFEFHDKTISGIDEQQPMWKRAVDLTGSVLGEVVGQLYVEKHFAPEAKRRMNELVENLKRAFAERIESREWMSEGTKKQALTKLGKFHTKIGYPDEWKDYTKLEITDESPATNLIAASIFETERQLAKLGGPIDRNEWHMTPQTINAYYNPTMNEIVFPAAILQPPFFNLAADDAVNYGGIGAVIGHELSHGFDDKGSKYDGDGNLVNWWTPTDREEFEKRASGLVNQYSDFKPFEDMNVNGELTLGENIGDLGGLSVAYEAYRLSLEGESAKVIDNLTGDQRFFLGWAQIWRRLYREPELRKRLITDPHSPSEYRVNGIVRNMDAWYEAFRIDETDPLFIAPEERIRIW; encoded by the coding sequence TTGATTCCCTTCAATCGACTCGTTTCGACAAAAGGATTGCTCGTGACCACTCGTTTGCCTCAACCATCCACAACCCGATTCTGCCGCGGCAATCGCCTCCAATGCCGCATCGGAATCGCCCTGGCTGGTCTTACCACCCTGGTGCCCCTCATGCTGCCATCCGCGGTCTCAGCGGAAGCACCCAGCAAGGCCGCCACAAAGTCGGCCTCCAAGGTTTCCGGCATCGATCAATCGTTGTTCAGTGCAACCGTGGAACCCGGCGAAAATTTCTATCTGCACGCCAATGAAGAATGGCTGGAGAACACGCCGATCCCGTCGGACAAATCCAACTACGGAATCTTCACGGTTCTGGATGATGCCACTCGTTCCCAAGTCCGATCGTTGATCGAGAAATCGGCTGAGGAGAAAGCCGAAAAGGGAACGCCAGCACAGAAGGTCGGCGACCTTTACCGCAGCGTGTTGGATCTTGAGAAACGCAATTCACTTGGGCTAAAACCCATTCAACCTGTTCTGGATGTCGTCGACGGACTGGCATCCAAAGACGACCTGGGCAGCACGATCGGCCGATTGTCTCGTTTGGGTGTGGACGCTCCCTTTGGTGCTTACGTCAGCGTCGATGCCAAGGCCAGCGACACCTACACGGTGTACCTATCGCAGTCCGGTTTGTCGCTGCCCGACCGAGATTACTACCTCGAAGACGACCCGCAATACGTTTCCGCTCGCGAAGCGTTGCAGGTCTACGTCAAAGACATGTTGGTCGCCCTTTCGGTTGAATCAGCCGATGAATTGGCTGAGCAAGTCGTCGCCATCGAAACAGCACTCGCAAAGAACCAGTGGACCAAGACCGAAAATCGCGATCCAGAAAAGACCTACAACAAACTCACGCTCGGTGAAGTCGACAAGACCATCGAAGGCTTCAATGTTCCCGCGATGACCAAGGCGATTGGCCTGACCGAGCAAGACGCCTTTGTCGTGCGGCAGCCGAGCTACTTGAAATCGCTGACCGAAGTCTTCGCTGATCACGATCTCAAGGCGTGGAAGGCTTACTTCCAATTCCACTCCATCGACGCCTACGCGTCCGTGTTGACCGAAGACCTGGAAAAACGCCACTTCGAATTCCACGACAAAACCATCTCGGGAATCGACGAACAACAACCAATGTGGAAACGCGCGGTTGATTTGACCGGCAGCGTGCTGGGTGAAGTTGTCGGCCAATTGTACGTCGAGAAACACTTCGCTCCCGAAGCCAAGCGTCGCATGAACGAATTGGTCGAAAACCTCAAACGAGCCTTTGCCGAACGCATCGAGTCTCGCGAATGGATGAGCGAAGGCACCAAGAAACAAGCTCTCACGAAGCTTGGCAAGTTCCACACCAAGATCGGATATCCCGATGAATGGAAGGACTACACCAAACTCGAAATCACCGACGAGTCACCCGCGACCAATTTGATCGCCGCGTCGATTTTTGAAACGGAACGTCAACTCGCCAAGTTGGGTGGACCGATTGATCGCAACGAATGGCACATGACGCCGCAAACGATCAATGCTTACTACAACCCAACGATGAACGAGATCGTTTTCCCGGCCGCCATCCTGCAACCGCCATTTTTCAACTTGGCCGCCGACGACGCGGTCAACTACGGCGGGATCGGCGCGGTCATCGGCCACGAGCTTTCTCACGGCTTTGATGACAAGGGCAGCAAGTACGACGGAGACGGAAACCTTGTGAATTGGTGGACACCAACCGATCGCGAAGAATTTGAAAAGCGAGCTTCGGGCTTGGTCAACCAGTACAGCGACTTCAAACCGTTCGAAGATATGAACGTCAACGGCGAGCTGACACTGGGCGAAAACATCGGCGACCTGGGTGGCTTGAGCGTCGCCTACGAGGCCTATCGTCTGTCACTCGAGGGCGAATCGGCCAAGGTCATCGACAATTTGACCGGCGATCAACGATTCTTCCTCGGTTGGGCTCAGATTTGGCGTCGGCTGTATCGCGAACCAGAATTGCGGAAACGTTTGATCACGGACCCGCACAGTCCCAGCGAATACCGAGTCAACGGAATCGTCCGAAACATGGACGCTTGGTACGAAGCCTTCCGGATCGACGAAACCGATCCGTTGTTCATCGCTCCGGAAGAACGCATTCGGATCTGGTAG